One Triticum dicoccoides isolate Atlit2015 ecotype Zavitan chromosome 3B, WEW_v2.0, whole genome shotgun sequence genomic window, gtctggcaattgttttaattcaaacatagggtcacccttaggtggaggaggaccttccagagtttcaataggcaaattgtgtttaagcagaggacgttgttcaaagaagatcttatctatttcatttctttcatgcatatgtaaatcattctcatggtctagcaagaatttctctaaaggatcagtaggtggcacaacaatagaagcaagaccaattaattcatccttactagacaattctttttcatgatgatttctactaaacttggaaaaattaaactcatgagactcatcaccaaagctaacacccacaatttgtttcttgcaatctatcttagcattgacggtgttcaagaaaggtctaccaaatataatgggacaaaatttatcttgtggggtggtaagaacaagaaaatcagtagggtattttgtcttcccacacaagacttcaacatctctaagaatcccaattggtgatatagtatctctattagcaagtttaatagtaacatctatgtcttccatTTTAGTAGGTGCTATTTCAtctctaatttcttcatataaggagtggagaatagcactcacactagcacccatgtcacataaaccatgataacagtgatctcctattttaattgaaataacaggcatgccaacaacaggtctatgtttatcttttccaccaggtttagcaattctagcagcttcttcacagaagtaaataacatgcccatccatatcttcttccaggagatcgtTAACCATAAcaatgctaggttctactttattttttttcatcaggtttaggtgttctaacatagcttttgttaaccacagttgaaactttagcatgttcttttatcctaacagggaaaggtggtttctcaatataagcagaaggaacaactggatcaacattataaagtacagtttcttctttaactggtactggttctttaatttcatctttaataggtgggtgatatttaacccacttctctttaggaagttcaatatgagtagcaaatgattcacaaaaggaggctactatctcagagttaagtccatatttagtgctaaacttttgaaaagcatcgatatccataaaagatttaacacaatcatacttaagctttataCCCAACTCTTTACCTTCGtaaagttcccaatcttcagagttgcgtttaattctttccaaaatatcccaccgtaattcaatagttttcttcataaaagaactagcacaagaagtatccagcatggtttgatcattacgagaaagccgagcataaaaattctgaataataatttctcttaagagctcatgattggggcatgaatataacatcgacttaagtctcccccaagctagagtgataattTATCCTTCACgagtccaaaaattatatatataattttgatcacgatgaactagatgcataggatattttttttatggaactccaatttcaaacgattccaattccatgatccaatatcatcgcatagcctataccatgccaatgcttttttcctttcaaagataaagggaaaacctttttcatcacttcatccctgggtaaacctgcaagtttaaacaatccacaaatttgttccacatgtatcaagtgcatatcaggatgttcggttccatctcctgcatagggATTAGCtaccagttgttctatcatacccgaagggatttcatatttaatatttttagtaggtgtagtaggttgagcggtaactaattgtggttccggacgaggtgaagataccacgAACAAACCCCTTAAAGGATTGtttttcatagtaacaagtgacaataaatttcagcacactatataaatgtttccttaccgaattccacttaccaagagcgcttcactccccgacaacggcgccagaaaatagccttgatgacccacaagtataggggatcaattgtagatctttttgataagtaagagtgtcgaacccaataaggaggagaaggaaatgacaagtagttttcagtgaggtaatgtctgcaagtgctgaaactgtaagaagcgagtagtttgatagcaagataatttgtaacgagccagTAACTGTAGTAAAaataagtatgcagcaaggtatcccaatcctttttagacaaaggacatgccaaaatggtctcctgtaacaagcaaagcgttcttgagggtacacgagaatttcagcTAGTTACTttcgtcatgttggtttgatttgtgttcgctactttgataatttgatatgtgggtgggccggtgcttaggcgttattcttacttgaacaaacctcgtacttatgattaaccctcccgcaagcatccgcaactacgagaaaatattaagaataaattctaaacatagcattaaactctaggatccaatcggtcccttacggaatagtgcataaactggggtttgagtttcttccactctcgcaactcatcatctatttactactccacaatgcattcccttaggcccaaatatggtgaagtgtcatgtagtcgacgttcacatgacaccactaagggaatcacaacatacatactatcaaaatatcaaacacatatcaaattcacatgattatttgcaacatgatttctcccgcgacctcaaaaacaaaagtaactactcacaaataatcaacatgttcatgatcatagggatattaaatagcataatagatctgaacatataatcttctaccaaataaaccatatagtaatcaactacaagatgtaatcaacactactagtcaccccctagcaccaatctatagtttcagtaacaagattgaatacaagagatgaattagggtttgagatgagatggtgctggtgaagatattgatggagattgccctccccaagatgggagatttgttggtgatgatgatgacggtgatttccccctctgggagggaagtttccccggcggaatcgctccgccggatggcaaaagtgctcctgcccaggttccgcctcgagacggcggtgcttcgtcccgaaagtcctccccttattcttcctaggtcaaaatgacttatataacagaagatgggcaccagatgtgggccgaggagggcacaacccaccagggcgcgcctgggctccctgacgcgcccacgtgggttgtgcccacttggtgggccccctctggtagttatctgctccaatattccttaaatattccataaaaattctccgtgaaggttcagcttgtttggagttgtgcagaataggtagtctgacgtagctttttcaggtccagatttccagctgccagaattctccctcttgatgtgtaccttgcaaattatgagagaaaaggcattagaattactccaaaaaacattattatggataaaaacattataaatagcagtaagaaaacatgatgcaaaatggacgtatcaacctccTGTCCACATAGACACGCCGCCGGAGGGGGAGGGGGGCTGGAGTGATGGAGGCAGCATTGGCTGGTGGGGAGCGGGCTGACGGCAAGCACGAGATGCAGGCTGAGCACGTGGAGGAGCGCCACGCCCGCTGGGCACGAGAGCGGGAGGCGAAGCGCTGCGAGCAGGTGGAGGAGAAGTGCCCCCACCGCACAGCAATGCCGCCGCAAGAGCAGATGCTGGAGGAAGCGGTGCTGGCGGCGGGGGAGAGCACATTCCCGTAGGCTGGGCCGCTGCCACCCCTCATCGACCTCATCGGTGACGACAACGGCGGCAAGGACTAGGACAGCGTGCAGACGCGTTTTTAGTTTTTTGCATTTTATTCTATGCTTAAGTGGACTTTAGCCTTGACTAGGCGGTTTAATGTTTAATTGGTACGAGTGGCGCCAGATCGCGTTCGCGTGTGGCTCGTGAAGTGGCGGTGCTTGGGGGAGATTCCACCATACGCTgagcttttttttttttgaggcaagCCATACGCTGAACGCCCAGACCAGGCCGGACCCCCAAACGCAAACGGGCATGCCCAACTTAACTTTTTAAAAAATTGCTTGATTGATGGGCCTGCTATCACCTTGAGGGGAACACCAGTGATCTTTAACTTTTCAAAAATGCAAAATTTCACAAAAGAATGAAAAAAAGTTCAACAAATTTGTAAAAAATTTCAACCCCTTTTAAAACAAAATATGTTGATTAAATTTGTAAAGAAtaatatttttaaaaaaaaattcaagtCTTGGAAAGTTCATGATTAAAAAAAGTTTGTGAAAATGAAAAAATGTgcatgaattttaaaaaagttcagaaAAAGATTTGAAAAAATTTCGTAATGTGAATGAGTTCACAAAATTTGGGAAAGAGTTCACATATCTGAAagtaaaagtaaaaaaaataaaaagtttcAAACTTGAAGAATAGTTcacaaaaaaaagtaaaaaaattcaaatttgaaaaacgGTTCATGAAATTGGGAAAAGTTCAGGAATTTGATAAcctaaaaatgaaaaaaataaagaaaaagaaaactaaaaacgaATAAAatgaaaagaaatgggaaaatcTGGTGGAGAAAAAACCCTACATGGGCCGGTGTTGCGGAGGGGGTATGTGCTGGTTAGCAAAATACACACTAACTGGCGCTTAAGGCGCCAAATAGGAGTTGGGGAATAATGGTGTGTTGGAGTAAGGTTTCTCTGGCGCTGAAGGCGCCAAATAGGAGTTGGGGAACAATGGCGTGTTGGAGTAAGGTTTCTCTGGTCTCTTCTTATCTTAACGTCATCCTATTTGCTGCAGCAAATGGTCGGTGAAAGTTTGTGTCCTCAGATTTAATCCGTTGCCATTCTTCAAAACTTGTTGTTTGTTGTACGGTTCTTCTACAAGCTGGATAACGCTCTTCTTCCTTTACAACTCTACAGTGGACGCGGACGATGATtgctttctttgccagtgaagttctCACTGATCCAAGGACTTTGCAAGGTGCATTCATTGTCTTCAAATTCGGGATAGCTCCGGGGGCTCATGAGGCTTAGAAAACCTCAAAGAGGATTCCTTTGGTGGAGTCTTTGTGGCAGCGTTGTTGGTTCCTTGTTGCATAGATGTTCTTCTCGGGGTCGATGGTTCTCGTCAATGGCAGCTCATCGGTGTTAGGGGTTGTTAATTTTTCtgttttgcatattccattatgtCATACCATAGTTGTGTAGTTCCTATTAGAAAAAAAAGTAGTTTGTgtttaaaaaagcaaaaaaaaaatgattTTCACTATCCCTCACCTCCCGTCGTCGTGTTGCGAGGTGAGGAGAATGTTGCATCTTCATAGACGTTGTCAAAAGTTTTTATTGTGCGATCCCTTCGATTTTCATCGGCAACGTTCTGGCGAAGGGTGCCGTGTCAGCAAGTACTAcggttcttctcctgttgtgccgaAGTCTTGTCAGACGACGCCATGGAGTCCATGGAGTCAGAAAGTTTGTGGCTTACAAGTTTGGTGTGTTCGGCCATACAGATTGAGGTTTATGAttcgttcatatatatatatatggatctgATGAGCTTATGCTAGTGTTTTCTTTCGCTTTTTATTATCGCGATCCATTGTGACAGTTTTGCAAAGGTACACTGAACCCAAAGAAAGTTTTGCAAAGGTACAGTGAACCAGATTTTAATTAAGTTCCATCCAAGGGAAGTTAGAGAAAACAGAAGATGGAATGAAAACCGCAAAGGTGCGCTCATGTACGTATATATAGTATGGGATTATAGACACACAATAACCAATTTGCCCGAAGGACTTATTGGATAAATGATGATCATCAGATAGAATTAATTAACTCCTATTACAACGTAAACGATTCGAGAGGGCGTCCCGATCGAGCTTCGTATCCGGCCAATctctcttcttcttgttctgaaaTCATCATCCTCGTTCCGATGACAGGTGGCGCCCACATGACGATGAGCCCCcctttgttgttgtttttattttCCTCGAAAAGAGAGAGTGAACCTGACAAGAAGAAGAGTGGACGTGGGGGCGTACGAAAAAAAAGAAGAAACGAAAAAACTCTCCTGCTCTTCCTGTTGTTGTCGTTGTACGTACGTAGTGTGTACAGCACCATGCATGCAAGCGTTCTCTCATGGAGGGGAGTGGAGTGGAATTAATGGAGCTGGGGGAGAGTAATTTATGCGATGGTGtagggcggcggcagcggcatgCCGACGACCTTGCCGCAGCGGAGGGAATTGTCGGGCATGTTGTACTCGTCCCTGAGCGACCTGGCCGGCGAGGTGCAGCTCACGTACAGCTGCTCCCCCAGGTAGTACCTCTCCCACAGATTGGACCTCAAGTTCCACATCCCGGCGTTGTCGAACGTCAGCATCACCGCCGTCCACGACCTCGGGTACacctggatcgtgtgccggctcaccgtgtccaggaggttGTATGTCTTCCTGCTCTCCACCGTCCATAGCCCCGGTCCCATGCTGCAtccacccatccatccatccaccggtCAGACAGACCCGATCGATGATCAGGCATGCAGCTTAGTAGTTGCATGAAATTACGTAGTCTTACCCGGCGGCGAAGAAGGCGTAGCCGTTGAGGTGGAAGGTGTCGATGCTCTTCTCGGGGTTCTCAAAGACAATCTCAATGTAGGTGCGGTGCTCCGCGGTGATGACGCTGGGGGCGACCTTGATGGGTGTGCCCTCCTTGGGCGGCGTGTCGGTGACGAGGTTGTACTCGAACACTCCCTTGGTGGCGTTGAAGTACTCGGCGAGCTTGAGGGGCGTCTCAGGGTCGGTGTGGGACACGCCGTTGAGGGCGTACCTCTCCTTGCCGTCGACCTTGCCGCGGCTGCTGGAGAGCTTGATGGTGCGGGTGATGTTGATCTGCCCGTAGTGGTAGGACCCCTGCGGGTTGGGCCTGGCGGCGCTGGCCGTCAGGTTCCAGCGGAACGACCTCCACTGGTTGATGGACCAGGCCCATCCGTCCGGCGCGTCGGGCAGCTTGGCCGCCGGCGGGGTGTTGGACCCCTTGTAGCGCATCACGGCAGTGATGGTGCTGACCCCCTTGATGAAGcgggtggaggcgatgaagaagtagtCCCCGGGCTTCTGGTTGGCGGTGCTGAGGAAGGAGAGGCACTGGCCGATGTGGACGTCCATTGAGTCGTACTCGTTCTGCACGGTGTGGGAGCCCTCCATCTCGACCAGCTTGAGGACGTGGCCCTGGATGCGCACGTTGAGGGTGGTCTTGATGCCCACGTTGCAGACGCGGAAGCGGTACGTCTTGCCGGCCTCCACGTTGAACATGGGCGGGTTGGAGGCGTCCTTCTCGTTCTTGCCGTTGATGAGGAGCCCCGCGGGGCGGCCGATGCCCTTGCCGGTGTCGAGGTTCTTGGCCAGCACGGTGTGGTCCTTGGTGTACCAGTCGCCGACGAGGACGCCGAAGTCGTCGGCCGGCGGGTCGAAGGGCACCGGGATGAGCGGGCGGCTGTGAATGCTGATGAGCCCGTAGGCTCCGGCGGCGCGCTGCATGCCGATGCTGGGGTAGTAGAAGAAGGTGCCGATCTGGTCCTTGAACTGCATCTTGTAGGTGAAGTTGGTGCCCGGCAGGATGGGGCACATGTCGCCCGGCATGCCGTCCTGCCACGAGGCCTTCCTCTGCTGGATCCCgtgcctgcatgcatgcatgcacacgtaGTAGTACGCAATGCAGAATGATCCTACTTCCATTTTACCAGTAACAACATAACAGAATAGAAAGAAACGCAAGGCGTACCAGGTGAAGAGGAGCGGCTGGTCGATCTGGTTGAAGACGTTGACGATGATGTTGTTGTTGGAGGTGCAGTTGATGGTGGGGCCGGGGAACTCGCCGTTGATGAGGATCATCTTCTGGGGCGTGCCCATGGGGGACTTGGTCCCGTACGCCACCTTCCAGTCGAAGAAGAGGTAGGGGTCCTCGGCGCGCACCGCCACGGCGAGCAGCGCCAGCGCCAGCACCGCGGTGGCGGCGCCGGCGCGCATCTTGGGCCCAGCCGTCATCGTCCCCTCGTCTCTCCGGCTCCTCCTGTGTATACGGATAGATTCGCTCCCTCTCCGGCTGGTCGGCGGATCGATCAACGCGACGGCGGGCACATGCGGCGGTGGAGATGGGAGGGGACGGGGGGAGGCAGAGGAGGCCGGGGAGGGTCCGGGCTTATATGTGTCGAGGCGCCATGGCTGCGTGCGGTTGGTTTCTTCCAGCGGCCGCAACGCCCGCGCGTCCGCTCGCCGATCTATCGGGCTCCACCGCCTGCGGTCGGTCTCCCTCTATTCTTGACCTGTTCCTCCATGCATGCCACACCCCCCTGCGTGGCCGTGGCGCACTGCCATGCCATCGGTCGGTGTCTCGGTGACAGCCAAGTACTTTGCCGTTGGTGCCACGAAGATGATCCTAACCGATGCTAAGTTCCAGGTCGATCCTAGACGGTAGAGTATCTACTCAACTTCCTATCTGGCCTATCCCGATACTTTGGGTCCATCCCAACTGTACTGTGCCTCTGTGATCTTAACGTTCAGGATCACATTGTACGGGAACGGTTTTCCCATTTTTGTCAGCTGTACGTACGGGGATCGCGTTACAACTCACAACcttgcttcttctttttttccCTCGAAATCATCAGTTGGTTAAGGACTGCATTCTGCAAAGATTACCCCGAACCCTCTTCAGGTGGTGGCAAGTGACGCAAAGAATATGTGTCATCTGTGTCGCCAGAGAGTTATAGTGGATCTTCTCCTATCAGAAGGAATGGGAGGTTGCTACGTGTTTTTATCTGATTTTTATCATATATTCTCGCAAATCATATCACGTATTTTTATCTGTTTTCTAATGGAATATCTTTTAAACCGATGTTCGAATTACAAGCTGTTTTCGGTATTTTGTTTCTCGAGTCGAAACTAGGCCCCATATTCATAGGTCTCGACGTACTTTTTTCTTTGATGTAACTTGTAGCCTTGTGACTAACAAATATAACAAACTTGTGCGCCTCACGGTCACACGCCTACATGTGCTTCATGGAGTAACATACTTGTACTTCTTAGAGGGTACAAGTACTCACATGTACTGCAACTTGTACTCTCCGCAGTACAACTTGTGCTCTCAGCACAATATAACATGTACCACACGGCGC contains:
- the LOC119277380 gene encoding L-ascorbate oxidase homolog, which codes for MTAGPKMRAGAATAVLALALLAVAVRAEDPYLFFDWKVAYGTKSPMGTPQKMILINGEFPGPTINCTSNNNIIVNVFNQIDQPLLFTWHGIQQRKASWQDGMPGDMCPILPGTNFTYKMQFKDQIGTFFYYPSIGMQRAAGAYGLISIHSRPLIPVPFDPPADDFGVLVGDWYTKDHTVLAKNLDTGKGIGRPAGLLINGKNEKDASNPPMFNVEAGKTYRFRVCNVGIKTTLNVRIQGHVLKLVEMEGSHTVQNEYDSMDVHIGQCLSFLSTANQKPGDYFFIASTRFIKGVSTITAVMRYKGSNTPPAAKLPDAPDGWAWSINQWRSFRWNLTASAARPNPQGSYHYGQINITRTIKLSSSRGKVDGKERYALNGVSHTDPETPLKLAEYFNATKGVFEYNLVTDTPPKEGTPIKVAPSVITAEHRTYIEIVFENPEKSIDTFHLNGYAFFAAGMGPGLWTVESRKTYNLLDTVSRHTIQVYPRSWTAVMLTFDNAGMWNLRSNLWERYYLGEQLYVSCTSPARSLRDEYNMPDNSLRCGKVVGMPLPPPYTIA